One genomic window of Desulfovibrio aminophilus DSM 12254 includes the following:
- the dnaB gene encoding replicative DNA helicase, with product MTARLTPQALEAEQAVLGGVFLRPDALNSLVDHVGPEDFYSPAHAAIFKSFLRLAERSQPVDLVTVTEALKQSGDLDKVGGPVYLAELADSPVSAANALFHARIVCDKSVLRRLIDVSSGIISACYEARDVDALLDASEKQIFEIAEAKTQKTYMASGPLVDRVFDQLEQRFASKSAVTGIPSGYQALDHMTAGLQPSDLIIVAGRPSMGKTAFALNLALRAAVKSEVATAVFSLEMSMEQLMTRLLACQGRVELSRMRSGFLDDADWAQLSEAADVLGKAPIFIDDTPALSTLELRARCRRLKAEHKLGLVVVDYLQLMRSSRNIDSREQEISDISRNLKALAKELNIPVIALSQLNRKVEERTNKRPMLSDLRESGAIEQDADVIVFLYRDEFYNKKDDNPSAGIAEVIIGKQRNGPVGEVELAFLKKYTAFENLTDTPAPETRQGPPVCRTALGF from the coding sequence ATGACCGCGCGCCTCACCCCCCAGGCCCTGGAGGCCGAGCAGGCCGTGCTGGGCGGCGTGTTCCTTCGTCCGGACGCGCTCAACAGCCTGGTGGACCACGTGGGCCCGGAGGATTTCTATTCTCCGGCCCACGCGGCCATCTTCAAGAGCTTCCTGCGCCTGGCCGAGCGGTCCCAGCCCGTGGACCTGGTCACGGTCACGGAGGCCCTCAAGCAGTCTGGCGACCTGGATAAGGTGGGCGGCCCGGTGTACCTGGCCGAGCTGGCCGACTCCCCGGTGAGCGCGGCCAACGCCCTGTTCCATGCCCGCATCGTATGCGACAAGTCGGTCCTGCGCCGTCTCATCGACGTGTCCAGCGGGATCATCTCGGCCTGCTACGAGGCCCGGGACGTGGACGCCCTGCTGGACGCCTCGGAGAAACAGATCTTCGAGATCGCGGAGGCGAAGACCCAGAAGACCTACATGGCCTCCGGCCCTCTGGTGGACCGGGTTTTTGACCAGCTGGAGCAGAGATTCGCCAGCAAGTCGGCGGTCACGGGCATCCCGAGCGGCTACCAGGCCCTGGACCACATGACGGCAGGACTCCAGCCGAGCGACCTGATCATCGTGGCCGGTCGGCCGAGCATGGGCAAGACGGCCTTCGCCCTGAACCTGGCCCTGCGCGCGGCGGTCAAGTCTGAGGTGGCCACGGCGGTCTTCTCCCTGGAAATGAGCATGGAACAGCTCATGACCCGCCTCCTGGCCTGCCAAGGCCGCGTGGAGCTGTCGCGGATGCGCAGCGGCTTCCTGGACGACGCGGACTGGGCCCAGCTCTCCGAGGCCGCCGACGTGCTCGGCAAGGCCCCCATCTTCATCGACGACACCCCGGCCTTGTCCACGCTGGAGCTGCGCGCCCGCTGCCGCCGCCTCAAGGCCGAGCACAAGCTGGGGCTGGTGGTGGTCGACTACCTCCAGCTCATGCGCTCCAGCCGCAACATCGACTCGCGCGAACAGGAAATCTCGGATATTTCACGAAATTTGAAGGCCCTGGCGAAGGAGCTGAACATCCCGGTCATCGCCCTGTCGCAGCTCAACCGCAAGGTGGAGGAGCGCACGAACAAGCGCCCCATGCTCTCGGACCTGCGCGAGTCCGGCGCAATCGAGCAGGACGCCGACGTGATCGTGTTCCTGTACCGGGACGAGTTCTACAATAAGAAGGACGACAACCCATCGGCCGGGATCGCCGAGGTCATCATCGGCAAGCAGCGCAACGGCCCCGTGGGCGAGGTGGAGCTGGCCTTCCTCAAGAAGTACACCGCGTTTGAGAACCTGACCGACACCCCAGCCCCAGAGACGCGGCAAGGGCCGCCTGTCTGTCGGACGGCCCTTGGTTTTTGA
- a CDS encoding Lar family restriction alleviation protein — protein MEDERRRAAQAVLGGEHRMCPFCGGCGCLESTQFGRPVMYWVACGGCGASAGAYSSRESAWAAWDHGSAV, from the coding sequence ATGGAGGATGAGCGCCGCCGCGCCGCGCAGGCCGTGCTGGGGGGAGAGCATCGGATGTGTCCTTTTTGTGGTGGATGCGGCTGTCTGGAGTCCACGCAATTTGGCCGCCCTGTCATGTATTGGGTGGCGTGTGGGGGGTGCGGGGCGAGTGCAGGAGCCTACTCCTCTAGGGAGTCCGCGTGGGCTGCCTGGGATCATGGGAGTGCTGTATGA